The Pempheris klunzingeri isolate RE-2024b chromosome 15, fPemKlu1.hap1, whole genome shotgun sequence genome contains the following window.
ATcgtggtgttttctttttgcaccAGCAGGGGCCAGCGGTGAGTCCAGCACTGTCCTGTGTTACTAGAAGCACCCGCAGTCTGAGCACATTCCTGCTGAAGTACAACCAGCTGATCTCAGGCAAACTGGAGTGGCTCATGGTTAACCTGCAAGACAGATGCACTTTTTAGTGAGTGAGGACGAACAGTGGACTCAGTCTTCCTCACAAGCGGGGAATGAGTTCAATTGGGGCCACAGGTCAAcaaaagaagaatgaaaatCCACCAGAGTAAAACAGCTGGACTGATGTggattttctcctctccttttgcCTTTCTAGAGTTTCTAATTTGTAAAATGGTTTATTTTGTATAAGAATGCTTTAAATTTGTTTGTAGGCCTCTACAAACCAATAGCTACAAGCCTACAATCTGTCAAAAGGCAGGTAGTCTGCAGGCAGCTTCTGCAAGTCCCCACTGGGtgcaaaattattaaaatttggAGTTTGGATTCGTATTTTCATGCCAGATAGCATGAAACACGCATAGCCCAAATCCAGAGTCTAAATTGCTTTATTTTTGCATGACAATTGTGCATTGTACATAAgctaaaataaatcagaattcttttttttttaaacaaaagcaaaaacatagATATTTATCAAAAATAGTTACTTGAGAATAATGGAGATTGGTAAGGATTGCCACAACTTTCTGGTATGATTTTAGTgagcagattttgtttttgtctcattgCATTTTTGTATCATATggccatttacatttttattttaaattaaaaaaaatctatcaaaGGTATCTTTGTGAATTCCTCTTTGTACTTACCCAGATTTTTCAGTGACACTACACACAACCTTTGCAACATAATAGGCAATAAACGTCATGCAACAGTTTATTTAACAATTTAATTAATTACtaatttttgtatttgtctAGTTAGTTTGGtaggtattttattttttttgtctagGCTAGTCTTTTGCTAATGCTGCCCAAAGATACAAACAAATTAGCTGGTGGATTAATAAAGAAGACATGGAGTGATTGGATGAGCCAATTACAGGAAGTGACGTCATATTTGATTACCTGGTGAAGGTGAGTTTGTGACGTCGACTGCGGCCATTCAATTAGCTGGGCGCTGGTTCCAACGTTGGCACGTGTCACCATAGCTACAGGGAAGACATCAGGCGTCAATTGAGCGCGCGGTTGAAACTGTGCTTTTCAGTTGACGCCGGTGGGCTGCTTCTACCGTTAATTACCTTTAACCCAGCTAAAGCTACAGCTAAAGCCACCGCCATGACAGAAAAGGCTCCTCTCCTTCATTACCGACTCACCACCAGCACCGGCCCGGAGCCGAAAGATGTGTCCAGACTCGGCGGAGCCAAGGAAAAAACCACCCGGAAGCTCGGTGTGGTGTTTGGCGTGGTCATACCAACTCTACTGTCCATGTTTAGCGTCGTTGTGTTTCTGCGAATTGGTGAGTGGAGCAGGGCAAAAAATCGtcataaaaatctgaaaatgtatcCCTAAATGAACACATTACTCAGAACTAAGACAAATGGATGCATATTCAGAGAAAAAGGTCCCTCTGTTCAATTTGCACCATTATTAGCCGTTAGCTTGATGCTAACAAGCTATCAATTAAATGTTTAGTCACAAAATGGTGAGTAATGCCTATCACAGTTACTCAGATCCTTAGGCCACATCTTCAATTTGCTTGTTTGGTCCACAATctgaagatattcagtttacagtgaccataaaagacagaaaagcagcaagttCTCAAAGTTAACCCTCTATGGTACCGTGTTGCCCTCAGGCGACGCACCCAATTCTGGCCTGTCACATGATGATACAACACTACTAAAAAGAGGGAAGACTATAGGGAACAAATAACAATGCTTTAATTTGTCACATGACTTTCAGGAGGCCATATTGAAACCCTTTTTTGCAGACTTTTTCAAAGGAAACAGCTTTGCCATTTTGCTCCACAAAAAGGGTCTGGAAACATAATTTCCTGGCCCCTTTCCgtctggaaaaaaatatattcacactAATAGGTGAGTAAACCTTAATATTTGATAGTTTAATGCCATTTATTTTGCTAATTAAATAATGGAAACCTGAGGCCCAATTTTTTGGGGGAACTTTACAATTTAACTAAGATAAATCTGATTTTGGTTGCAGTAAAGTAAGTTTCAGGCTATTACTATACTCTGTAGGCCAGAGTCTACTATTACAGTGAACAGTCTTATTTGCTTATAATTTCCACACATTTTCCTCCATTTACAGAATGAATTCAGCCTCATTCTATGCCCCTTTAAGGAAGAAGAGGGTAGAAGATTACCAAATTAACAAATTCATCTTCACTATGCATCATTATTCAATATGCTTCAGTATGCATCATCACCACAAATGATGGCAACGCATGTCAGGAAAGACACAGgagactgacaggaaacatgCATTGAAATTAAGCAGTGATGATCAAACACTGGAATTTGACACCAGTTTCTTGTTTTGCAAATGGCTATGATCTTTGCTTTGATAAGTAGTTTGTGTAAAGTTCAAAGAATTACGCTTGGACTCTTCGAGACATTCATTTCAATGGGTTGTTCCACAATGGTACAATGTTGTCTACAGGCAACATTCAGACAAGAAACCCTTTAAAAGAGTTCCTTTTATaatgcttttacatttaaaatggcaTGCATTGTAACCTGTTGAAGCAATTGAATATTGTACAcgttaatgaaataaatgaaaaacttccaaaaatgtataaaatgtctTTAGGTTATGCTTATTTAGTctattttaagacataaaaacactccAAAGATTTTTTTCCTAACTGGCATCATAATGCGTACCATAGACTGTTAAGAATCAGgaagcagcaaatgttttttgAGAATAGtagaacagaaaaacagatttttcaaacttattcatgttttattttctgttgaataACTAGCTAATCCATCAATCAGCTAATCATTTTAGCATTACTTAACTCAATCTGTTGTGTCTATAATGTAAATAATGGAGTAGATCAGCACATGgatatttctgcacttttgAAATCAAAAGTGATGCTACAGGCCTGATGTAAACATTTGGCTCTATAATGAATAACTTCCCCCTGTTTCTTGCAGGATTTGTTGTGGGTCAAGCAGGGCTCTATCAGTCGATTGTCATGTTCCTGGTGGCGTACTTTATCATCACAATGACTGTGCTTTCTGTCTGTGCCATCTCCACAAATGGCGCTTTAGAAGCTGGAGGTGCCTACTGTATCCTTTAATGGATTGACAAAAAGTTACTACTCTTAATTTCTCCCCATGCTTTGCTTTATCCACCAATGATTAATGATCCATCTTGGTCTAAAGCTGACCAGTGGCCGAtctttgtcagtttttatttaagattAGATATCATATCCAGTTGTAGTCAAGTCAAATTCTATTTATATAGCccacaaatcacaatttgcctcaGTCTGAACAGTGGATGACACCTTCTTCCTTGGCGGACAACTATGATGTTTGTACAGAACAGACTAACAAAAGTCATTGTATAAATTATGATTACAACGTTACAGATATATGTAGATTATTAAACATATTGGCAGTAGGCAACTTCAAGGATCGCCAGTTTGGTAGGTCCAGTAGGACCTGAGCCACATGACTAGCTCTTCATCACTAACACCTGGACATAGACAGGCCACacaatgagaaagagagagaaactgataCAGCCAAGAGGTTTATGGGAACAGAAACTTAAACTGGTGGTCTGAGAAATGCAGTGATTAGAACGTTTTACAGTTTATTCTCATCTGCAGGACAAACCTGGATAAGGAGTGCTAAGGTTAAGAGACTCATTGAGACTGAGACCGTCCCGCTAGAAGGCTAACGGTAACAGGTTCAAGGACTACAGTAATTGAGGAAACCAACACTAAAACACTAGGTGAAAGGTAGGGTGAAGAAATTAGTTTCAAGTTTGGATTTAAAGGCCTCAGTGAAGTCTGATTGATGTCAGCAGGGAGGTCAGACAGGAGTCCTATTTAGTGCCTATTAGGTATGTAAGATCAGACGGGTATGAAGGGgtgtgttcatttgcatttttataagTCATCAGAAGGACCTAAAATCTGGATCTGGCATGGATAGGAGACCTATCAAGGAAAGCTAAAATTGgtgtaatattataatatatattaagtCTCTAGCTGCCATATTCTGAACCATTCTCGTGCGAACGCTGTCAAGGTTGTTTTAtgattataaatataaattccTCAACCTGGATCCTCAGACATGATCAGCCGAGCCCTGGGTCCGGAGTTTGGCGGCAGCATTGgaatcatgtttttctttgcaaacGTGTGCGGCAGTGCTCTCTATGTTCTGGGTCTGGTCGAGGCTATCATGTCTGCCTTTGGCATCCCAGAAGGTAAGGTCCATCACGGCATGGTGGGACATAAAGGCATTTTATTGTGTTGCTCTGTTAATTAACTCTGCTTTACTGCCCCTCAGagggtgctgcagctgttgcagGTCCCCATCAGGTGTTGCCTTCAGGATACTGGTGGTCTCTACTTTATGGcactgtcctcctcttcctgtgtttAGTTGTCTGCTTGGTGAGacttcattgttttcattttactaCATTGTTTAAATTAATGTCTGTCAGCTCATCTTTGGTTTGTACAAATTGAGGGAGTTTTGTGagtttattttactgtgaaCTATCTTTCACTAAATACGCAACCATTTAGAATAAAAGAATCAAGACTATGGAGGCTGTATAGTTTATTACACTGCACAGTGTTGAAGTGTTGGAAAGAGTCAACACTAATGAAAGTCTATTGTGTTATTAGCAGCTGTGCAGTTAGAAATAAAGTTTAATTACGAATGTGGAAGAATGTAAAGTTTGTTCATCCTACAACTCTAAAGGAAATGCCACAAACAGTTAGAATAAAAATGATCCTCTTCTAAGCATATTTGTGCTCTTTAAATGTCGAGAGATCTTGAGtgcaacattttctttgttgcaACATGGTGCCAAAAGAGGAAAGCTTGTGTAGATGTCATATACAAGTAGAAATTCTGTCCTGATGGTGGTGCTAAAGGAAAGGGCAGGTTTGTAATTTATACATTGACAACGATGAATATCCAGTAGCAAACTTTATGGTATTTTTGAAGATGCTTTGTCCCAAGACAAATtgacacaagaaaaaaaaaattctttacaGTGATTTTGGGATGGGTATAGATAGGGACAGATGTGTGGATAAATGgatatagatatataatgtGTCAATAATTCCTAAATGTATCTGACTTGTTACAGGTGGGAGCCCACATCTATGCCAAAGCCACCTTTATTATCCTCATCATAGTTGCAACAGTCCTTACTTCTGTCTTCATCAGTTTTTTCATTGTGGCTCCCACTGTGGTGATTCTGCCAGATAGGTCTGTTCGAAACAGTACCAGTCTAAACACCGCTAATTATACTGGCTTCCAGCTCCACACCTTGGAGGACAACCTATTACGTAAGTGTTTGACATATTCTCAGATGTTGATGGACCTATGGGGAAAACGGGCTTTGTAATATTAGCTGTTAATTCAagttttagattatttttgcATAAAATGCAAACAACTTATAATGGATGCTGGAAATCCCTCTTGAGTGTGTAAATGGTCCTTGATATGCATGAATGATCAAGTCTTGTGTCACTCCTTCTAGCCAGTTACACAATAGACTACACCACTGGTGCCATGATGAGTTTTGCCAAAGTGTTTGCTGTCATGTTCAACGGCTGCACTGGAATCATGGCAGGCTCCAACATGTCAGGTAAAATGATGTTAAACTTCAGTAAATGAATTGTTCAAGGGCAATCAAAGGATGTCTTTAAAGTACAAACATTTCCAAGTTTATCACTAAGACATTGTCCAAAAACAGTACAAATACAAGTTGGAGAGTTTGAAATAACTCAGGTTTACAATATAAGATATGATTAACACATGATGAGCAAATGAAAAGATAAACCATGTATTTTGTGCTGCACGTTCAACTTGCTGTGCTGTGGGCTGCAATCGTCTGAAGTTCCGTTGCACTTAATCTGAGCCCACCCTTCATTTTCCAGTGCATTCTGACATTGGTAATAATAGcaataaagttgaaataaataaCAGATTATGGCCGCTGCGCCTCCGTGCAGTGACATCAGCTCTTTCCAACTGAACTACACTTTTaatctgttattgtttttgatATTATTGCTGACACACATGAAACCTGTTGTCACTGCTGTAGCTCACAGTTTCCCCTTGTGTTTTTCCTTCCCCTCCTGTCTCTTGTGTTTCCCTATTTGTCCTTCATTCATGTGGATTCTGCATTATTTCTGTGATCTTACATTTAAGTATCCATTATTACAAACTTCAGAAAAAAGTCACCTGATTGCACCATGAAACAGTTACCCAAGACACATTATGGATTATGAGAAACTTGAGCAAAAGAAAGTTGCAATTCCTAGTAACATTGAGAGGAACCTTTTATCGAACTATTAAGGTCTAGAAAGGCAGGTTGTCCAGACACAGTAAGTTTGTACACATTTGGACGAATTTTGAAAAACTTAATAGGTTTGCTGTTTTCCAGGCGACCTGAAAAACCCCAGCTATTCTATTCCAAGAGGAACGGTTGCAGCTGTTTTTATAACTTTCATCACATACAATCTCCTCAGTCTGCTGGCTGCGGGGACCTGTGATCGGtaagatgcacaaacacactgaaaatatatgaaacaaaaacatttctttgggTGCCTTATTGTCTGATCATGGCATTTGCTTCAAAGTCTGATCTGTAGAAGAATTTACCACCAACAAATTAAAGTTGCATTCAAGCACTTTGTATTTGTACTAGGTCTTTGGAATATCTTAGTCATAGCTGAAGAATTTAATtagatttgtgtgtgatttgaaaTAATCTGGTTATATGaaaagttaatattttaaagcatttattttgaCTCATTTCATAGTCACCTTCTCCAAAAAGACTACAGTTTCCTGGGAGACATCAATGTATGGCCGCCCTTGGTGACAATTGGGATTTACTCCTCTGCCATGTCTGCTGCCATGAGTAACCTGATAGGAGCCTCCAGGATCCTGTACGCCCTCTCTAAAGACAACCTGTTTGGTGAGATTCTGCTCAATGCTTTGCAGTTTATTTTGCCTGTTGTCCCCAACATAAAGAATTAGAAtcaaaagagcaacaaagtgtttgtttattgaCAAAGTGGGCTTACAGCTGATGTGACCTGACCATTTTTCTATTGAGAGGGGTTTAATTACTAGTATTGCTTGTTTAGGTTATGATCAAGATTAAATAGTTGATCCAGAGTATATGAAAGCCTCTGAACCCAGCTGGTCTTTTTATAAAGCTGAGTCAACATTTTAATAATCAGCCATCTGTTAAAAGAGGCCTCCATCTCAAACGTGAGAAATTGACACTTGTTATTAATTTCTTCATGTCTCGTTTTTCTAGTGGAGGCATGCTAGTTTGGAAAGCATCGTTTGACAACAGATGGCTTGCAGTGTTGACTTTCACAGAAGAAAAAATCCTCTCATTGTGTGTTTGGCTAAGGACGAGTGCAGGGTGACTCAGTTGTTTATCTGATTTAGGaccatgaacacaaacagtcaGAGTGACTTTGCTTTGGTTCATGTTATAAACCTCTACAGGTGGTGTCATGGCTGTGGCGAGGAAAACGTCTCGGAGTGGGAATCCCTGGGTCTCCGTGCTCATTTCTTGGTTGCTTGTACAGGTAGGACAGTACATTGTGCTTGAGGAACAGTTAGTTTTCCTCTGCATTAAGTTTAGAGTGACTCTGCGTGAGCTCTACTAACACTCAGTCACTTCTCTTGCTCTTAACCTCAAGCCCTTCGTGTTCATATTGTTCTGTCACACACCAGATTAGTGATGTAGGTCAAAATTTTGCCCTGTGAAATGATTGTTTAGCCAAATGGATATTTTTTACCATTGCACACTGACACCAACTCATAACCCTGTTTACTGATAGTAACATATTAATAAGATGAGCAGTAAGGGGCAGTAATATGATGTTGAACCTACTTAATTGTTTGTCTTTACTTCTGGTTTCAATTTTGCTTTCTATCTAATGTGTAAAAGCAACAGGAGGCTTTGGTAATTAGGAAGATGAAGCGGACAAAATTCTTGCCACAATTGCATAATACCCAACTGTTGAATTACATCAGTGTTGACGTAATACTTTATAcggcttgtttgtttttgttaatgtctTGGTGGTTGGGGGAAAATGCAGTGCTGCCCTGAGGTGAAGATTGGAATGAGCATAGAGGCAGATTTAGCAGCTGAACAATCACAGTGGTCAGATTTGGATCTGATCTACTGATCCTTCACCCTCCACTCAGCACTGCAAAAACATTTGTGCGTCATCACGCTCAGCATTGGTTTGGCTGAACATTTGTCAAATGAAGAGCACTAAAAGCTTGAAAGGTTTTGCCAGGGAGACAGAGCAGGGTACTTTTACACTAGTAAGTGTACTCTTCATTTCACTACCATGCTACTTAACATCAACGCATTAGCTAGTTAGCAAGGTTTGTTGATATTGTATGTTTCTTAAAACACGTAATGTATAGCTGTAATTTTAACCAGTTAAACTGTTTATCATGGTGGTTCACATTGGGATTAAAGGGCATCCAGGTTGTGAAGATACTCAAGTAGTTTGTACTTAAGGAATTATACATATGTAAAAGTAAtaacagagttttttttttttttttttttcaattttctctAACACTGTATGCCAAAGCCTGCTCCTATTGCTAGAattattacacattttaattgtTATTAATGTTTAACCTAAcagagcacaaaacacaaaccatTAAGATATTTAATCTCTAAATCTGAATCTCCTGCTGCCCGGTGTTTGGCAACCTCTAGTTTATTATACAACTATTACTGTATAACAGTTTATTTGAATGCTGAGTGCAAGCCAAATTAAAGTTCTGTATTACTTCCACTAGGTGGTGCTGTTTGCTGGTAAATTGAACACAATTGCTGGAATTGTAACCATCTTCTTCTTGTTGGTCTATGCTGCTGTGAATCTGGCCTGTTTGGCTCTGGAATGGGCTTCTGCTCCAAACTTCAGGTACAGTGCAGGATATTGCAGCAAGTGAAGCTTTCATTGACACAATCATGATTCATGCCATCTTTTGTCTTTGacaaatcatttcttttctttttattcagaCCCTCATTTCGTTGTTTTACATGGCATACCTGCACTCTGGGCATTGTTGGCTGCCTGATCATGATGTTCCTCATCAGTTCCATTTATGCATTTGCCAGCATAGCCTTTATGCTGCTGCTCTTGATGCTAATTCACTACCTCGGTCCAATCAGCAACTGGGGCTACATCAGCCAGGCTCTCATCTTCCACCAGGTACATGGTCACAAGCCAACCAGCTGTCTCACATGAATagcaatatattatataatatatagcaATATAATACAAGTTTGCTACATCATCACATCTCTCTTTTCCGCCCCATTTTTGTTTACTCAGGTAC
Protein-coding sequences here:
- the LOC139214136 gene encoding solute carrier family 12 member 9-like — protein: MTEKAPLLHYRLTTSTGPEPKDVSRLGGAKEKTTRKLGVVFGVVIPTLLSMFSVVVFLRIGFVVGQAGLYQSIVMFLVAYFIITMTVLSVCAISTNGALEAGGAYYMISRALGPEFGGSIGIMFFFANVCGSALYVLGLVEAIMSAFGIPEEGAAAVAGPHQVLPSGYWWSLLYGTVLLFLCLVVCLVGAHIYAKATFIILIIVATVLTSVFISFFIVAPTVVILPDRSVRNSTSLNTANYTGFQLHTLEDNLLPSYTIDYTTGAMMSFAKVFAVMFNGCTGIMAGSNMSGDLKNPSYSIPRGTVAAVFITFITYNLLSLLAAGTCDRHLLQKDYSFLGDINVWPPLVTIGIYSSAMSAAMSNLIGASRILYALSKDNLFGGVMAVARKTSRSGNPWVSVLISWLLVQVVLFAGKLNTIAGIVTIFFLLVYAAVNLACLALEWASAPNFRPSFRCFTWHTCTLGIVGCLIMMFLISSIYAFASIAFMLLLLMLIHYLGPISNWGYISQALIFHQVRKYLLMLDVRKDHVKFWRPQILLMVANPRSCTGLITFINDLKKSGLYVLGHVKLGLLDGLPSDPLQTCYDSWLCLVDHLNIKAFVNLTLADSVRHGVQNLLFITGFGGMRPNTLVLGFYDDCTPQDHLSADHGLDLMSPSIDRGEQHSPFFPNVRVEEEPKDLQEEEYVSVIADAVKMGKNVTLARYFNQFNREEVLGSGKKFRGHRSLAGPYVDVWPLNLLRPDSRGYVDICSLFLLQLASVLQETRAWSQARLRLFLCVEAGCSLKEEEEMKLRVMLKELRISAQVQMVAWDQVVALHWQRRGGMERGNLVESAHNEERRDRREEAEEEDGIENFPNNAVQLTDEYIVAVNNLICRHGAPQPAVRFLYLPRPPADTSRYRAYLHQVDLLSRDLGPTLLIHGITPVVTTDL